In Zunongwangia profunda SM-A87, the following proteins share a genomic window:
- a CDS encoding bifunctional alpha,alpha-trehalose-phosphate synthase (UDP-forming)/trehalose-phosphatase: protein MSKTIIISNRLPLKISLEDDQLRVTPSVGGLATGLKSFHKDGDSIWIGWSGLTKEEIPDHLEDEVKEKAKAEDCVAVNLTEQEVEGFYYGFSNRTIWPLFHYFMEYTEAEYNFWETYKQVNIKYAKEVLKYYEEGDRVWVHDYQLLLVPKLIRDEEPEAIIGFFNHIPFPSYEVFRTLPWRESVLEGMLGADLIGFHTYDYERHFLSSVSRILRYQVDFNEITLPERIVKVDSFPMGIDYKKFEEAALNHFRGSEDEQSELQRRLDLHLEATPDAKLILSIDRLDYTKGIANRIRAFEYFLEKYPEFIEKVRLVMLAVPSRSNVPQYQRLKREIDELVGRINGKFSTVSWTPIWYFYRSMPFDNLIDLYTSCDIALLTPIRDGMNLVAKEYIATRTDHTGVLILSEMAGAAHEMNEALIINPNNFEQIALTLKQAINMPKEEQIERNKILQKRLKRYDVEKWAKDFMSALINTEDNRRSFESIRISPKVAEQLIEDYKSSEKRVLFLDYDGTLVDFVDKPEDARPDQELIDLVTQLNDQKNTDVVIISGRDKETLGDWWKGTSIELISEHGAWMRQKNCEWELSENVKNEWMDAVRPVIESFVDRTPGTFLEEKNYSLAWHYRKADPELGEIRANELSNTLKGLVSNRGLSVLAGNKVLEIKSSGVNKGKASSKKLVGHNYDFIFAIGDDWTDEYMFEELPKKSYTVKVGIKKTSANYYVNDTKRVREILKSFLDK, encoded by the coding sequence ATGAGTAAAACTATTATTATTTCTAACCGTCTACCCCTTAAAATTTCATTAGAAGACGATCAACTTCGAGTCACCCCTAGCGTTGGTGGATTAGCCACAGGGCTTAAATCTTTTCATAAAGATGGAGACAGTATTTGGATTGGATGGAGTGGCTTAACCAAAGAAGAAATTCCGGATCATCTTGAAGATGAAGTGAAAGAAAAAGCGAAAGCTGAAGATTGCGTCGCCGTTAATCTCACCGAACAAGAGGTCGAAGGTTTTTATTATGGTTTTAGCAATCGTACTATTTGGCCATTATTCCATTATTTTATGGAATATACTGAAGCCGAATATAATTTTTGGGAAACCTATAAACAGGTAAATATAAAATACGCCAAAGAAGTCCTTAAATATTATGAAGAAGGGGACCGTGTTTGGGTACATGATTACCAGTTACTACTAGTGCCAAAATTGATTAGGGATGAAGAACCTGAAGCTATTATCGGCTTTTTTAATCATATTCCCTTTCCCTCTTACGAAGTTTTTAGAACACTCCCCTGGCGTGAATCTGTTTTAGAGGGAATGTTAGGCGCAGATCTTATTGGTTTTCATACCTACGATTACGAACGTCACTTCTTAAGTTCAGTGAGTCGTATTTTACGATATCAGGTAGATTTCAATGAAATTACATTACCTGAAAGGATTGTTAAAGTAGATTCGTTCCCAATGGGGATCGATTACAAAAAATTTGAGGAAGCCGCTTTAAATCACTTCCGAGGAAGCGAAGACGAACAATCCGAATTACAAAGACGATTAGATCTTCACCTAGAAGCAACGCCCGATGCAAAATTAATCCTAAGTATTGATAGATTGGATTATACTAAAGGTATCGCCAATAGAATCAGGGCCTTTGAATATTTTCTGGAAAAATATCCAGAGTTTATTGAGAAAGTCCGTCTTGTTATGTTGGCAGTGCCATCACGCTCTAATGTGCCGCAATATCAACGCTTAAAACGGGAGATCGACGAATTAGTAGGACGTATAAATGGTAAATTCTCTACGGTAAGCTGGACACCTATCTGGTATTTTTATCGCTCGATGCCCTTTGATAATCTTATTGATCTTTATACCTCTTGTGATATTGCTTTACTAACCCCTATCCGAGATGGGATGAACCTTGTTGCTAAAGAATATATCGCTACGAGAACAGATCATACCGGGGTATTAATCTTAAGTGAAATGGCGGGAGCGGCACATGAGATGAATGAAGCCCTTATTATCAATCCTAATAATTTTGAGCAAATTGCACTGACTTTAAAACAAGCCATCAATATGCCTAAGGAAGAACAAATCGAAAGAAATAAAATTCTTCAGAAACGTTTAAAACGCTACGATGTAGAAAAATGGGCAAAGGACTTTATGAGTGCATTAATCAATACGGAAGATAATAGACGCTCATTTGAATCTATTCGTATATCTCCAAAAGTAGCTGAACAATTAATTGAAGATTACAAAAGTTCAGAAAAAAGAGTGTTGTTTCTTGACTATGACGGAACTCTGGTAGATTTTGTAGATAAACCCGAAGATGCTCGCCCAGACCAGGAACTTATTGATTTAGTAACCCAGCTTAATGATCAAAAAAATACAGATGTTGTCATTATCAGTGGTCGCGATAAAGAAACCCTTGGCGATTGGTGGAAAGGAACATCTATAGAGTTAATCTCTGAACATGGGGCATGGATGCGTCAAAAAAATTGTGAATGGGAGTTATCTGAAAATGTAAAAAACGAATGGATGGATGCCGTAAGACCGGTGATCGAAAGTTTTGTAGACCGTACCCCGGGAACATTTTTAGAGGAAAAAAACTATTCTTTAGCATGGCATTATCGCAAGGCCGATCCAGAACTTGGAGAGATTAGGGCTAATGAACTATCTAATACCTTAAAAGGTCTTGTTTCTAATCGCGGTTTAAGTGTTTTAGCTGGTAATAAAGTACTGGAAATAAAAAGTAGTGGGGTAAATAAAGGTAAGGCCTCTTCCAAAAAACTTGTTGGCCATAACTATGATTTCATTTTTGCAATTGGCGACGACTGGACCGATGAATACATGTTTGAGGAATTACCTAAAAAGTCCTATACGGTTAAAGTGGGTATAAAGAAAACCAGCGCAAACTATTACGTAAATGATACGAAACGGGTTAGGGAAATCTTAAAATCATTTCTAGATAAGTAG
- a CDS encoding mechanosensitive ion channel family protein codes for MTQNILNDEALNTSYLIVGILAVVVVFVIAFFIIKKIGKDPKNILPVNLAGRIRIPLLIFLLSLFLKLCLLEDVFSNKELIRLIKHSSTIGIIISFTWFLIVFLKVFKERLLKKYDVNTDDNLKARKVYTQFTILENIVIFILIILAIGISLMSFDSIRQVGLSLLTSAGIAGIILGLAAQKAIGTLLAGIQIAITQPIRLQDAVIVEGEWGWIEEITLTYVVVKIWDKRRLVVPSTYFIENTFQNWTRKSADIMGTVFLYTDYDVSFDAIRAELTRLLEGSPLWDKQVNVLQVTDATEKSVQIRILVSAKDSPTAWDLRVYIREKIIDFIRENYPHSLPKTRVVLPQQDQNPSESIFPEKNPSNTTQ; via the coding sequence ATGACCCAAAACATACTAAACGACGAAGCATTGAACACTTCGTATTTAATCGTAGGAATTTTAGCAGTAGTCGTTGTATTTGTTATTGCTTTTTTTATCATTAAAAAAATTGGAAAAGATCCTAAAAATATACTTCCAGTTAACCTTGCGGGCCGGATCAGAATTCCCTTACTTATATTTTTGCTCTCTTTATTCCTTAAGCTTTGTCTTCTTGAAGATGTATTTTCCAATAAGGAATTAATTAGACTTATAAAACATTCCAGTACTATTGGAATTATAATAAGCTTTACCTGGTTTTTGATTGTTTTTCTAAAGGTCTTTAAAGAACGTCTTTTAAAAAAATATGATGTAAATACTGACGATAACCTTAAAGCGAGAAAGGTCTATACCCAGTTTACGATTCTTGAAAACATAGTGATCTTTATTCTAATAATATTGGCAATAGGTATTTCTTTAATGAGTTTTGATAGTATTCGGCAAGTTGGTTTAAGCTTACTTACTTCAGCCGGAATTGCCGGGATTATCCTTGGTTTAGCAGCCCAAAAAGCTATAGGTACGCTACTGGCGGGAATACAGATTGCCATTACACAGCCCATTCGTTTACAGGATGCTGTTATTGTAGAAGGTGAATGGGGCTGGATTGAAGAAATTACCTTAACTTATGTAGTTGTAAAAATTTGGGATAAAAGAAGGTTAGTAGTGCCCTCAACCTATTTTATTGAAAATACCTTTCAGAACTGGACAAGAAAATCGGCTGATATCATGGGCACCGTTTTTCTATATACCGATTACGATGTTTCTTTTGACGCTATTAGAGCTGAACTAACCCGACTTTTAGAAGGTTCACCACTTTGGGATAAGCAGGTAAATGTGTTGCAGGTAACTGATGCTACTGAAAAATCGGTGCAAATAAGAATATTGGTCAGTGCAAAAGATTCCCCTACTGCCTGGGATCTTAGGGTTTATATTCGTGAAAAAATTATTGATTTTATTCGCGAAAACTATCCGCACAGTTTACCGAAAACCCGCGTGGTATTACCACAACAGGATCAAAATCCTTCAGAAAGCATTTTTCCCGAAAAAAATCCTTCAAACACTACGCAATAA
- a CDS encoding mechanosensitive ion channel family protein, translating to MRKNYSTLFCFLLFFFLNCKLLNAQQSQDSTSQKSGTGLPSKTPTIKKKGDFKSNAIKEYNEAYYVLNRVNKSIGLPPNNVNFQTPQATLEYFIVSSRENDYKKAAYALNLNLLPSNLSHKDAALLAEKLYFVINQRVKLNWDDLPDRPDGQIDIQTSTNKAVAGNPRRSIVFGEVELDGIDYVLRLQRVKYKDYGAFWLISPNTVENIDALYKVYGPRKLDRMMPGWARIKLWNMPVWKFVGALLLILLCYYIGKLFSFYLKKFLNKSKKRWIQNISDKLTTPAGVAIGVLSFYLLLNNLISFAGSFATTLYAILLIVVIGSVTWFFMRMVDSFMLYVAENKIGDTTMEENSEARKMLTYISVARRIVTFIVIIFGASVILSQFRSLEKLGISLMASAGVATVILGIAAQSTLGNIIAGIQIAITKPARIGDTVIIDDNWGYVEDIRFTYMVVRTWDWRRIVVPLKQVISNSFENWSMTSAHQIRPISIYADYRIDVKKVRKKFKEILETKESWDEKKPPVVQVVDTTEKSIQIRFLCSAKDAIEAWDLHCELREELVSYISSLEDGQFLATSRVRVQEFPSHNSKQ from the coding sequence ATGAGAAAAAACTATTCAACGCTGTTCTGTTTTCTATTATTCTTCTTTCTAAATTGTAAATTGCTTAACGCTCAGCAATCACAAGATTCTACCTCGCAAAAATCTGGTACAGGCTTGCCCAGTAAAACTCCAACGATTAAAAAGAAAGGAGACTTTAAAAGCAATGCCATTAAAGAATATAATGAAGCCTATTATGTTTTAAATCGAGTGAATAAAAGTATTGGTTTACCTCCCAATAACGTAAATTTCCAGACACCTCAGGCAACATTAGAATACTTTATCGTAAGCTCAAGGGAAAATGATTATAAAAAGGCAGCATATGCTTTAAACTTAAATCTATTACCTTCGAATCTATCCCATAAAGATGCGGCGCTTCTAGCAGAGAAACTTTATTTTGTAATCAATCAACGAGTAAAGCTAAACTGGGATGATCTACCCGATAGACCTGATGGACAGATCGATATACAAACCAGTACAAATAAAGCTGTAGCAGGAAATCCTCGTAGAAGTATTGTCTTTGGTGAAGTTGAATTAGATGGCATAGATTACGTGCTCAGACTGCAACGGGTAAAATATAAAGATTATGGTGCATTTTGGTTGATCTCCCCCAATACTGTAGAAAATATCGATGCACTTTATAAGGTATATGGTCCTAGAAAGTTAGATAGAATGATGCCCGGTTGGGCCAGAATAAAATTATGGAACATGCCTGTTTGGAAGTTTGTGGGGGCATTACTGCTCATATTACTTTGCTATTACATTGGAAAACTTTTTTCCTTTTACCTTAAAAAATTTCTAAATAAATCTAAAAAAAGATGGATCCAAAATATCTCAGATAAACTAACCACTCCGGCGGGCGTAGCGATTGGTGTTTTATCATTTTATCTCTTATTGAATAATCTAATTTCGTTTGCCGGATCCTTTGCAACTACCCTCTATGCTATACTTTTAATTGTGGTTATTGGTTCAGTTACCTGGTTTTTTATGAGAATGGTTGATTCTTTTATGCTGTATGTCGCAGAAAATAAGATTGGGGATACCACTATGGAAGAAAATTCTGAAGCCAGAAAAATGCTAACTTACATATCTGTGGCCAGAAGAATAGTTACTTTTATCGTGATTATATTTGGTGCTTCTGTGATCTTATCACAATTTAGATCTCTTGAAAAATTAGGCATTTCCTTAATGGCTTCAGCTGGGGTTGCCACGGTGATTCTTGGTATTGCCGCTCAAAGTACCTTAGGAAATATTATTGCCGGAATACAAATTGCCATTACAAAACCTGCCCGGATTGGAGATACCGTTATCATCGATGATAACTGGGGCTATGTAGAAGATATTCGCTTTACTTATATGGTGGTAAGAACCTGGGATTGGCGCCGCATTGTCGTTCCTTTAAAACAGGTGATCTCGAATAGTTTTGAAAACTGGTCTATGACATCAGCTCACCAAATACGCCCTATAAGTATTTACGCTGATTATAGGATCGATGTAAAAAAAGTTAGAAAAAAATTTAAAGAAATTCTTGAAACCAAAGAAAGCTGGGATGAGAAAAAACCACCGGTGGTGCAGGTAGTTGATACAACTGAAAAATCTATACAAATAAGATTTCTTTGTAGTGCCAAGGATGCTATAGAGGCTTGGGACCTACATTGTGAACTTAGGGAAGAACTGGTAAGTTATATAAGTAGTTTAGAAGATGGCCAATTCTTAGCGACTTCAAGAGTAAGAGTTCAGGAATTTCCTTCTCATAACTCTAAGCAATAA